In Anaeromyxobacter sp., the following proteins share a genomic window:
- a CDS encoding outer membrane beta-barrel protein, with protein sequence MHRTHAALLLLALALAPGAAAAQLTLKPAAGVTFSDVTRDPQSGQASGKVGWQAGGTALLGELLYLEAGAFYARKSTTITAASHGVDFDGLTGLRVPVVVGYHLIGDARGFLSVRAFGGASAFFVTAVDGRGLSRGDLEDPTYGVVAGVGLDLAFLFADLSSEWSLTDLSTLKTVDVGASRALYLNVGLKFPL encoded by the coding sequence ATGCACCGCACCCACGCCGCGCTCCTCCTGCTCGCCCTCGCCCTCGCGCCCGGCGCCGCGGCCGCCCAGCTCACGCTCAAGCCGGCGGCGGGGGTCACCTTCTCGGACGTGACGCGGGATCCCCAGAGCGGGCAGGCCTCCGGCAAGGTCGGCTGGCAGGCCGGCGGCACCGCGCTGCTCGGCGAGCTGCTCTACCTCGAGGCCGGGGCCTTCTACGCGCGCAAGAGCACCACCATCACCGCGGCCTCGCACGGGGTGGACTTCGACGGGCTGACCGGCCTGCGCGTCCCGGTCGTGGTCGGCTACCACCTGATCGGCGACGCCCGCGGGTTCCTCTCGGTGCGGGCCTTCGGCGGCGCCTCCGCCTTCTTCGTCACCGCGGTGGACGGCCGCGGTCTCTCCAGGGGCGACCTGGAGGACCCGACCTACGGGGTGGTCGCCGGCGTCGGCCTCGACCTGGCCTTCCTCTTCGCCGACCTCAGCTCCGAGTGGTCGCTCACCGACCTGAGCACGCTCAAGACCGTGGACGTCGGGGCCTCCCGCGCCCTCTACCTCAACGTCGGCCTGAAGTTCCCGCTGTAG
- a CDS encoding rhomboid family intramembrane serine protease codes for MLLPIGLDNARVSRLPWVTITLLVLNVLAFVGSALAADDDALAARWHELATYWQAHPWLEPPEALRPLQPRPAEADEPGEVEATAAPQRPAPPAGVDLEPQRRALAGLAEAYLAEREAQPRRRFALVPARGPWQVGWLTHLFMHADLEHLLGNMLLFLLVVAPFLEDAWGGGFFLAFYLGGGLVAALAQVLPKGASEVGLIGASGAISACLGAFAVRFAHRKVRIFYWFFLLVRGTFFVPSWAYALAFASMNLWALSLTGTTGPVAFAAHVGGFAFGLGVVLVMRATRLEDRLSPEGATRWRGHMGHDRAAEALAAGDLAGARQRLQEVVQQRPDDQVALLELARMDAARLDAVEATPRVERLVLLRLAAGDEAGARALAAELGQVTRPDLLRPASAYRLGELVEPAEPERAARLFQAAARGDGALVGKAALRAALLLRDTRPAEALELAEQAAASAEAPPPLAAQAQALAVELAAALARADPFAGGLALEPEAPAADALGAAEPVRLVRCRLAGVDEGGLDLVTAEGRRARVEAGRLAAVACGLVPGTAAPGATAPPRPTVLVDLLLHPRPGEPRVVLRLPGQGLDLARLAPGVPPAEAFARLLGRLLETSRARAIPDRAAVLGQAFARFADAETFERAAWGRRLEPAAPAGTAPGT; via the coding sequence CACCCGTGGCTGGAGCCCCCGGAGGCGCTGCGCCCCCTGCAGCCGCGGCCCGCCGAGGCGGACGAGCCCGGCGAGGTGGAGGCGACCGCCGCGCCGCAGCGTCCGGCGCCCCCCGCGGGCGTCGACCTCGAGCCGCAGCGGCGCGCGCTGGCCGGCCTGGCGGAGGCCTACCTGGCCGAGCGGGAGGCGCAGCCGCGGCGGCGCTTCGCGCTCGTGCCGGCGCGCGGCCCGTGGCAGGTGGGGTGGCTGACGCACCTCTTCATGCACGCCGACCTGGAGCACCTGCTCGGGAACATGCTGCTCTTCCTGCTGGTGGTGGCGCCCTTCCTGGAGGACGCGTGGGGCGGCGGGTTCTTCCTGGCCTTCTACCTGGGCGGCGGCCTGGTGGCGGCGCTGGCGCAGGTGCTGCCGAAGGGCGCGTCGGAGGTGGGGCTGATCGGCGCCTCCGGCGCCATCTCCGCGTGCCTGGGGGCCTTCGCGGTGCGCTTCGCCCACCGCAAGGTGCGCATCTTCTACTGGTTCTTCCTCCTGGTGCGCGGCACCTTCTTCGTCCCCTCCTGGGCCTACGCGCTGGCCTTCGCCTCCATGAACCTGTGGGCCCTCTCGCTGACCGGGACCACCGGCCCGGTGGCCTTCGCCGCCCACGTGGGCGGGTTCGCCTTCGGCCTGGGGGTGGTGCTGGTGATGCGGGCCACCCGCCTGGAGGACCGGCTCTCGCCGGAGGGGGCCACCCGCTGGCGTGGCCACATGGGCCACGACCGCGCCGCCGAGGCCCTGGCCGCCGGCGACCTGGCCGGTGCCCGGCAGCGGCTCCAGGAGGTGGTCCAGCAGCGCCCCGACGATCAGGTGGCGCTCCTCGAGCTCGCCCGCATGGACGCGGCCCGCCTCGACGCGGTGGAGGCCACGCCGCGGGTGGAGCGGCTGGTGCTGCTGCGGCTGGCGGCCGGAGACGAGGCGGGTGCCCGGGCGCTGGCGGCCGAGCTGGGCCAGGTGACCCGGCCCGACCTCCTCCGGCCTGCCTCGGCCTACCGGCTGGGCGAGCTCGTGGAGCCGGCCGAGCCGGAGCGGGCGGCCCGGCTCTTCCAGGCGGCGGCGCGCGGCGACGGCGCGCTGGTGGGCAAGGCGGCGCTGCGGGCGGCGCTGCTGCTGCGCGACACCCGGCCCGCCGAGGCCCTGGAGCTGGCCGAGCAGGCGGCCGCCTCGGCCGAGGCGCCGCCGCCGCTGGCCGCGCAGGCGCAGGCCCTGGCGGTGGAGCTGGCCGCCGCGCTGGCCCGGGCCGACCCGTTCGCCGGTGGCCTGGCGCTCGAGCCGGAGGCGCCGGCGGCGGACGCCCTGGGGGCCGCCGAGCCGGTGCGCCTGGTGCGCTGCCGCCTGGCCGGGGTGGACGAGGGCGGCCTCGACCTGGTCACCGCGGAGGGGCGGCGCGCCCGCGTCGAGGCGGGGCGGCTGGCCGCGGTGGCCTGCGGCCTCGTGCCGGGGACGGCGGCGCCCGGCGCCACGGCGCCGCCCCGTCCCACCGTGCTGGTGGACCTCCTGCTCCACCCGCGCCCCGGCGAGCCGCGCGTGGTGCTGCGGCTGCCGGGCCAGGGACTCGACCTGGCCCGCCTGGCCCCGGGCGTGCCCCCCGCCGAGGCCTTCGCCCGGCTGCTGGGCCGCCTGCTCGAGACCAGCCGGGCCCGCGCCATCCCGGATCGCGCCGCGGTGCTGGGGCAGGCCTTCGCCCGCTTCGCCGACGCCGAGACCTTCGAGCGGGCCGCCTGGGGGCGGAGGCTCGAGCCAGCGGCGCCTGCCGGGACGGCGCCCGGAACCTAG
- a CDS encoding OmpA family protein, producing MPQRLLLCLAAAAALAARAGAAEDPTQRGFDADPSRLALSLDGGFTVETAAALPTGTWRLAALLDLASGLLTASQGGRQDDLLERRLALHLLGGWSLGRVELSAHLPVALRQWSDLSFLTDQGVTGPLVEPVAAAALGDLRLGAKAPLTFLAGWPVSLAALLDLRLPTGDRRAFAGDGLALAPSLLASRTLGRLRLDGQVGWLLRGRGQYAQLAVDDAFTWGAGATLELPPVGRLDRWRALAEVTGQVPPGLEPGSARWRAPLAARAGLRAFLTQALSVEAGLGAGLGAAGYGHERWRVFAGVRWGGQAVGRPDEDADRDGVPNGKDACPTVPGRRELDGCPDADGDAIPDGEDRCPRVPGPAERAGCPPEPGEPLVEIEAQRLSLKDAIHFDTDRDTIQAGSFPVLDQVARLLAEHDELGRLRVEGHTDDVGPAAYNKELSARRAAAVARYLVGKGIPAGRLVPAGFGFERPIASNATALGRARNRRVEFTILGEGAPPAGQ from the coding sequence ATGCCGCAGCGCCTCCTCCTGTGCCTGGCCGCCGCGGCCGCCCTCGCGGCGCGCGCCGGGGCGGCCGAGGATCCCACCCAGCGCGGCTTCGACGCCGATCCGTCGCGCCTGGCCCTCTCGCTCGACGGCGGCTTCACGGTGGAGACCGCGGCGGCGCTGCCCACCGGCACCTGGCGGCTGGCCGCCCTGCTCGACCTGGCCAGCGGCCTGCTGACGGCCTCGCAGGGCGGCCGGCAGGACGACCTGCTGGAGCGGCGGCTGGCGCTCCACCTGCTGGGCGGCTGGTCGCTGGGCCGGGTGGAGCTCTCGGCGCACCTCCCGGTGGCGCTGCGCCAGTGGAGCGACCTCTCCTTCCTCACCGACCAGGGGGTGACCGGCCCGCTGGTGGAGCCGGTGGCGGCCGCGGCGCTCGGCGACCTGCGCCTCGGCGCCAAGGCGCCCCTCACCTTCCTGGCGGGCTGGCCGGTCTCGCTGGCCGCGCTGCTCGACCTGCGGCTCCCCACCGGCGACCGGCGGGCCTTCGCCGGCGACGGCCTGGCGCTGGCCCCCTCGCTGCTGGCCTCCCGCACCCTGGGCCGCCTCCGGCTGGACGGCCAGGTCGGCTGGCTGCTCCGCGGCCGCGGGCAGTACGCCCAGCTGGCGGTGGACGACGCCTTCACCTGGGGCGCCGGCGCCACCCTGGAGCTGCCGCCGGTGGGGCGGCTCGACCGCTGGCGGGCCCTGGCCGAGGTCACCGGCCAGGTGCCGCCCGGCCTCGAGCCCGGCAGCGCGCGCTGGCGGGCCCCGCTGGCGGCGCGGGCCGGCCTGCGGGCCTTCCTGACCCAGGCGCTGTCGGTGGAGGCCGGGCTGGGCGCCGGCCTGGGCGCGGCCGGCTACGGCCACGAGCGCTGGCGGGTCTTCGCAGGGGTCCGCTGGGGCGGCCAGGCGGTGGGCCGGCCCGACGAGGACGCCGACCGGGACGGCGTGCCCAACGGGAAGGACGCCTGCCCCACCGTGCCCGGCCGCCGGGAGCTCGACGGCTGCCCCGACGCCGACGGCGACGCCATCCCCGACGGCGAGGACCGCTGCCCGCGGGTGCCAGGGCCGGCGGAGCGCGCCGGCTGCCCGCCCGAGCCGGGCGAGCCGCTGGTGGAGATCGAGGCGCAGCGGCTCTCGCTCAAGGACGCCATCCACTTCGACACCGACCGGGACACCATCCAGGCCGGGTCCTTCCCGGTGCTCGACCAGGTGGCCCGGCTGCTGGCCGAACACGACGAGCTGGGCCGGCTCCGCGTCGAGGGGCACACCGACGACGTCGGCCCCGCCGCCTACAACAAGGAGCTGTCGGCCCGGCGCGCCGCCGCGGTGGCGCGCTACCTGGTCGGCAAGGGGATCCCGGCCGGGCGGCTGGTCCCGGCGGGCTTCGGCTTCGAGCGCCCCATCGCCAGCAACGCCACGGCCCTGGGCCGCGCCAGGAACCGGCGCGTCGAGTTCACCATCCTGGGCGAGGGCGCGCCGCCCGCGGGCCAGTGA
- a CDS encoding insulinase family protein has protein sequence MRHLLAPRLLAAALALSASPAARAGTFDEGGRKTTRQELSVEVERLELQNGLVVLLAPDPAVASVAVWMSFGAGAIHEPPGRSGLAHLAEHLMFSGPTPETDYQALLEGRRARHLNASTGYDAMIFQVVLPAEELPAALWVMADRLGTLPGLVDDVQVERHRRVVLEERAIRAVDEPYGLVGEQLLRRLYAAPHPLHAGVIGAPAQLAAVTGGEVRAFVAERLVPANAVLAVVGRFDPAEARRLVEDGLGRLPGGRRSRPPPLPPPSEEYVDQRAEPLSREPRVTMAWRFPGMPHADAVALELGGQLLTLLTDGAWGMRVSAGLHEYVGETTFRMDLTVPYDEPMAALHRDADGFLRMLTVREMPVEHLLTANLLLDRRALFDLDTLEGRAGALVHFERFGGARLTVGDHLSWHWKLDRMVVRDAARVHLRQPKVVMHARPTRPKPARLERE, from the coding sequence ATGCGCCACCTGCTGGCCCCGCGGCTGCTCGCCGCAGCCCTCGCGCTCTCGGCCTCGCCGGCCGCGCGCGCCGGGACGTTCGACGAGGGCGGACGCAAGACCACCCGCCAGGAGCTCTCGGTGGAGGTGGAGCGGCTGGAGCTCCAGAACGGCCTGGTGGTCCTGCTGGCGCCGGACCCGGCCGTCGCCAGCGTGGCCGTCTGGATGAGCTTCGGCGCGGGCGCCATCCACGAGCCGCCCGGCCGGAGTGGACTGGCCCACCTGGCCGAGCACCTCATGTTCTCCGGCCCCACGCCGGAGACCGACTACCAGGCCCTGCTGGAGGGGCGGCGCGCCCGCCACCTCAACGCCAGCACCGGCTACGACGCCATGATCTTCCAGGTGGTGCTGCCGGCCGAGGAGCTGCCGGCGGCGCTGTGGGTCATGGCCGACCGGCTGGGCACCCTGCCCGGGCTGGTGGACGACGTCCAGGTGGAGCGGCATCGGCGGGTGGTGCTCGAGGAGCGGGCCATCCGCGCGGTGGACGAGCCCTACGGCCTGGTCGGCGAGCAGCTCCTGCGGCGGCTCTACGCGGCGCCCCACCCGCTGCACGCCGGGGTGATCGGCGCGCCGGCCCAGCTGGCCGCCGTCACGGGCGGCGAGGTGCGGGCCTTCGTGGCCGAGCGGCTGGTGCCGGCCAACGCGGTCCTGGCGGTGGTCGGGCGCTTCGACCCCGCCGAGGCGCGCCGGCTGGTGGAGGACGGGCTGGGCCGCCTGCCGGGCGGGCGACGCTCCCGCCCGCCGCCCCTCCCGCCGCCCTCCGAGGAGTACGTGGACCAGCGGGCCGAGCCGCTCTCGCGCGAGCCCCGCGTCACCATGGCCTGGCGGTTCCCGGGCATGCCCCACGCCGACGCCGTGGCGCTGGAGCTGGGCGGACAGCTCCTCACCCTGCTCACCGACGGCGCCTGGGGCATGCGCGTCTCGGCCGGCCTGCACGAGTACGTCGGCGAGACCACCTTCCGGATGGACCTCACCGTGCCCTACGACGAGCCGATGGCCGCGCTGCACCGCGACGCCGACGGCTTCCTGCGGATGCTGACGGTGCGCGAGATGCCGGTGGAGCACCTGCTGACGGCCAACCTGCTCCTCGATCGGCGGGCGCTCTTCGACCTGGACACGCTGGAGGGGCGCGCCGGGGCGCTGGTCCACTTCGAGCGGTTCGGCGGGGCCCGCCTCACCGTGGGCGACCACCTCTCCTGGCACTGGAAGCTGGACCGGATGGTGGTGCGCGACGCGGCCCGCGTCCACCTGCGCCAGCCCAAGGTGGTGATGCACGCCCGGCCGACCCGCCCCAAGCCGGCCCGCCTGGAGCGCGAGTGA
- a CDS encoding insulinase family protein: protein MSRPPRPGRPALLLALAALALAAPRAGAALPAASPTLPAAPAAPWQATAPPPALAPAPAPAPPARELLLPNGLRVVVVEHHRRPLVVVDLLLARGTLLDPPEVGGAAALAVRLAGDFHEVSETGEELVEEKSFRRQLIELGGVAHFEAQADLASARLAGYARDTGAYLRLLAGAVQEPRRGERSFKARRDGFLDALEDLRSSDPEALERTVVEAAFGVGHPYARSEIGTHASLTAMGLEQVVELQRQLFVPEGATLLVVGDVAASRVFAEARRAFGAWEGRAAPAPVVGATRAPTRRQPVGLLRREPASTLVTCATRPLGGVRASDGALEVLATLLGQGGGSRLSLALRDQAGLTYDASAMLVRRRHARAFVACSALAADRAGQGLRLFRETLEAARTRAPVAAEVARAKALRLAQLEGAWDDADRIAQTWREAIALGTPRPSLERRRAEIERVTVDDLARLAQEVLRPETIRWVVSGERLVAASATAANGLGPPAALVVGR from the coding sequence GTGAGCCGCCCGCCCCGCCCCGGCCGGCCGGCCCTCCTCCTGGCGCTGGCCGCCCTGGCCCTGGCGGCGCCCCGCGCCGGGGCCGCCCTGCCCGCCGCGTCGCCCACCCTGCCCGCCGCGCCGGCCGCCCCCTGGCAGGCCACCGCGCCGCCGCCGGCCCTGGCGCCAGCCCCGGCGCCGGCGCCGCCGGCCCGCGAGCTCCTCCTGCCGAACGGCCTGCGGGTGGTGGTGGTGGAGCACCACCGGCGCCCGCTGGTGGTGGTCGACCTGCTGCTGGCCCGCGGCACCCTGCTCGACCCGCCGGAGGTGGGCGGCGCCGCGGCCCTGGCGGTGCGCCTGGCCGGCGACTTCCACGAGGTCTCCGAGACCGGCGAGGAGCTGGTGGAGGAGAAGTCCTTCCGCCGCCAGCTCATCGAGCTGGGTGGCGTGGCCCACTTCGAGGCCCAGGCCGACCTGGCCAGCGCCAGGCTGGCGGGCTACGCCCGCGACACCGGCGCCTACCTGCGGCTGCTGGCCGGCGCGGTGCAGGAGCCCCGCCGCGGCGAGCGGTCCTTCAAGGCGCGGCGCGACGGCTTCCTCGACGCGCTGGAGGACCTCCGGTCGTCCGACCCCGAGGCGCTGGAGCGGACGGTGGTCGAGGCCGCCTTCGGGGTCGGGCACCCGTACGCCCGCTCCGAGATCGGCACCCACGCCAGCCTGACCGCCATGGGGCTGGAGCAGGTGGTGGAGCTGCAGCGGCAGCTCTTCGTGCCGGAGGGCGCCACGCTGCTGGTGGTGGGCGACGTCGCGGCCAGCCGGGTCTTCGCCGAGGCCCGCCGGGCCTTCGGCGCCTGGGAAGGGCGCGCCGCGCCGGCGCCGGTGGTGGGCGCCACCCGCGCCCCGACGCGGCGCCAGCCGGTGGGGCTGCTCAGGCGGGAGCCGGCCAGCACCCTCGTCACCTGCGCCACCCGCCCGCTGGGCGGGGTGCGGGCCAGCGACGGCGCGCTGGAGGTCCTGGCCACCCTGCTGGGACAGGGGGGCGGCAGCCGGCTCTCCCTGGCGCTGCGCGACCAGGCGGGCCTCACCTACGACGCCAGCGCCATGCTGGTGCGGCGCCGCCACGCCCGCGCCTTCGTGGCCTGCTCGGCGTTGGCCGCCGATCGGGCCGGCCAGGGGCTGCGGCTCTTCCGGGAGACGCTGGAGGCGGCCCGGACCCGGGCACCCGTCGCGGCCGAGGTGGCCCGGGCCAAGGCCCTGCGGCTGGCCCAGCTGGAGGGCGCCTGGGACGACGCCGACCGCATCGCCCAGACCTGGCGGGAGGCCATCGCCCTGGGCACGCCGCGCCCCAGCCTCGAGCGGAGGCGGGCCGAGATCGAGCGGGTCACGGTGGACGACCTGGCCCGGCTGGCGCAGGAGGTGCTGCGCCCCGAGACCATCCGCTGGGTCGTCTCCGGCGAGCGCCTCGTCGCGGCCAGCGCCACCGCCGCCAACGGCCTGGGCCCGCCCGCCGCGCTGGTCGTCGGCCGGTGA
- a CDS encoding HEAT repeat domain-containing protein, protein MIHPSTRRRLLALALAVGLAPPARAGSPVEAAVGALRRDDSLKVRTQAAILLGQRGALEAVPALRQAVAEDRAAAVRLAAVGALARMGAQVARPTLQAAAQADPDPAVRAAATRALAGLGPVTLALEEPTGTPSARAVARQALQGHLARLGLPLTGPGEVRVRPAVTVKVAVEAGGERTVVSATVSLAAVDGDGRLDLLEGSARATVTGALPEARLAAVAATVVDAAARGPCEELATRLGRR, encoded by the coding sequence GTGATCCACCCGTCCACGCGCCGCCGCCTCCTCGCCCTGGCGCTGGCCGTGGGGCTCGCGCCCCCGGCGCGCGCCGGGTCGCCGGTGGAGGCCGCGGTGGGCGCGCTGCGCCGCGACGACTCGCTCAAGGTGCGGACCCAGGCGGCCATCCTGCTCGGGCAGCGCGGCGCCCTCGAGGCGGTGCCGGCGCTGCGCCAGGCGGTGGCCGAGGACCGCGCCGCCGCGGTCCGCCTGGCCGCGGTGGGCGCGCTCGCCAGGATGGGCGCCCAGGTGGCCCGGCCCACCCTGCAGGCCGCCGCCCAGGCCGACCCCGACCCCGCCGTGCGCGCCGCCGCGACCCGCGCCCTGGCCGGCCTCGGCCCGGTGACCCTCGCCCTGGAGGAGCCGACCGGCACCCCCTCGGCGCGCGCCGTGGCCCGGCAGGCGCTGCAGGGCCACCTGGCGCGGCTCGGCCTGCCGCTCACCGGGCCAGGCGAGGTGCGGGTCCGGCCGGCGGTGACGGTGAAGGTGGCGGTGGAGGCGGGCGGCGAGCGGACCGTGGTGTCCGCCACGGTGTCGCTGGCCGCCGTCGACGGCGACGGCCGGCTCGACCTCCTGGAGGGCAGCGCCCGGGCCACGGTGACGGGCGCCCTGCCGGAGGCGCGGCTGGCCGCCGTGGCCGCCACGGTGGTGGACGCAGCCGCCCGGGGGCCGTGTGAGGAGCTCGCGACCCGCCTCGGACGGCGGTAA
- a CDS encoding SPFH domain-containing protein: MGLLDALRGELVDIVEWVDDTNRTLVWRFPRYQNAIKNGAQLIVRPGQVAVFVDRGQIADVFQPGMVQLTTANLPLLSTLQGWKYGFESPFKCEVYFVSTRQITDLKWGTPNPVMLRDADFGPIRLRAFGTYALKASDPRALLTGLVGTDGVFEADEVGELLRSLITSAFAQLVGESKIAALDLAANTTALSETLRARVQARIDDEYGLELPQCLIVNVSLPPEVEKALDTRSSIGVMGDLQKFQQYQLGQAMLASAQNPAGGLGAAGAGLGLGVAMLGQVGQALAPPAASPPPPPPPPAGWHLAVNGQTQGPFDAAALAAAAARGQLTPASLVWSAALAGWTPAGQVPALAGLFAPPPPPPHQPPDLDVAAAAARTVSAPPPPLPPPPAPPGSSRGPAAPAADQDRGRTFPCERCGADLTFSIGAQLLRCGHCGFEKALDAPAAPEVQENDLAAGLQRQVERRSRGAQAVGTSELGCAACGATVVFQGTLTATACAYCGEPLLRDQVHAAPDRVPVDGLLTFAVEQAAARAGLAGWVRGLWFAPTEFVRRGIDGALQGVYLPYFTFDAMTSTRYAGERGDHFWVEVGSGTQRRREQRTRWTPAGGEFQRFFDDVLVPAVSTLPAALLDRLEPWPLGGVIAFTPAALAGARAHTYDLELEPAGGQARARIEAALSEEVRARIGGDVQRVQAQQTAYAGLTYKHLLLPVWLLAYRYGDRSYRVAINACTGEVHGERPWSPWKIGAAVVLGLLAAGVVALLTEGR, encoded by the coding sequence ATGGGACTGCTGGACGCGCTGCGCGGTGAGCTGGTCGACATCGTGGAGTGGGTGGACGACACCAACCGGACCCTGGTGTGGCGCTTCCCGCGCTACCAGAACGCCATCAAGAACGGCGCCCAGCTGATCGTGCGCCCGGGCCAGGTGGCGGTCTTCGTGGACCGCGGCCAGATCGCCGACGTGTTCCAGCCGGGCATGGTGCAGCTCACCACCGCCAACCTGCCGCTGCTCTCCACGCTGCAGGGCTGGAAGTACGGCTTCGAGAGCCCCTTCAAGTGCGAGGTCTACTTCGTCTCGACGCGCCAGATCACCGACCTGAAGTGGGGCACGCCCAACCCGGTCATGCTGCGCGACGCCGACTTCGGCCCCATCCGCCTGCGCGCCTTCGGCACCTACGCGCTCAAGGCCTCCGACCCCAGGGCGCTGCTGACCGGCCTGGTGGGCACCGACGGGGTCTTCGAGGCCGACGAGGTGGGCGAGCTGCTCCGCTCGCTCATCACCAGCGCCTTCGCCCAGCTGGTGGGCGAGAGCAAGATCGCCGCGCTCGACCTGGCCGCCAACACCACCGCCCTCTCCGAGACGCTGCGCGCCCGGGTGCAGGCCCGCATCGACGACGAGTACGGGCTGGAGCTGCCGCAGTGCCTCATCGTCAACGTCTCGCTCCCGCCGGAGGTGGAGAAGGCGCTCGACACCCGCAGCAGCATCGGCGTCATGGGCGACCTGCAGAAGTTCCAGCAGTACCAGCTGGGCCAGGCCATGCTGGCCTCGGCCCAGAACCCGGCCGGCGGGCTGGGCGCGGCCGGCGCCGGGCTGGGGCTGGGGGTGGCCATGCTGGGCCAGGTGGGCCAGGCCCTGGCGCCCCCGGCCGCCTCGCCGCCGCCCCCGCCGCCGCCGCCCGCCGGCTGGCACCTGGCGGTGAACGGGCAGACGCAGGGGCCCTTCGACGCCGCCGCGCTGGCCGCGGCCGCCGCCCGCGGGCAGCTCACGCCGGCCTCGCTGGTCTGGAGCGCGGCGCTGGCGGGCTGGACCCCGGCCGGCCAGGTGCCGGCGCTGGCCGGCCTCTTCGCCCCGCCGCCCCCGCCCCCCCACCAGCCCCCTGACCTGGACGTCGCCGCAGCGGCCGCCCGCACCGTGAGCGCTCCTCCGCCTCCCCTGCCGCCCCCGCCGGCGCCCCCGGGCTCCAGCCGGGGCCCGGCCGCCCCGGCCGCCGATCAGGACCGGGGCCGCACCTTCCCCTGCGAGCGCTGCGGGGCCGACCTCACCTTCAGCATCGGGGCGCAGCTGCTGCGCTGCGGCCACTGCGGCTTCGAGAAGGCGCTGGACGCGCCGGCCGCGCCCGAGGTCCAGGAGAACGACCTCGCCGCGGGCCTGCAGCGGCAGGTGGAGCGGCGCTCCCGCGGCGCCCAGGCGGTGGGCACCAGCGAGCTCGGCTGCGCCGCCTGCGGCGCCACCGTGGTCTTCCAGGGCACCCTCACCGCCACCGCCTGCGCCTACTGCGGCGAGCCGCTGCTGCGCGACCAGGTCCACGCCGCGCCCGACCGCGTCCCGGTCGACGGCCTGCTCACCTTCGCGGTGGAGCAGGCGGCGGCGCGCGCCGGGCTGGCCGGCTGGGTGCGCGGCCTCTGGTTCGCGCCCACCGAGTTCGTGCGGCGCGGCATCGACGGCGCGCTGCAGGGCGTCTACCTCCCCTACTTCACCTTCGACGCCATGACCTCCACCCGCTACGCCGGCGAGCGCGGCGACCACTTCTGGGTCGAGGTGGGCAGCGGCACCCAGCGCCGCCGCGAGCAGCGCACCCGCTGGACGCCGGCGGGCGGCGAGTTCCAGCGCTTCTTCGACGACGTGCTGGTGCCGGCGGTGTCCACCCTGCCGGCGGCGCTGCTGGACCGGCTCGAGCCCTGGCCGCTCGGCGGCGTCATCGCCTTCACCCCCGCGGCGCTGGCCGGCGCGCGGGCCCACACCTACGACCTCGAGCTCGAGCCGGCCGGCGGCCAGGCGCGGGCCCGCATCGAGGCGGCCCTCTCGGAGGAGGTGCGGGCGCGCATCGGCGGCGACGTGCAGCGGGTCCAGGCGCAGCAGACCGCCTACGCCGGGCTCACCTACAAGCACCTGCTGCTGCCGGTGTGGCTGCTGGCCTACCGCTACGGCGACCGGAGCTACCGGGTGGCCATCAACGCCTGCACCGGCGAGGTGCACGGCGAGCGGCCCTGGAGCCCCTGGAAGATCGGCGCGGCGGTGGTGCTCGGGCTGCTGGCGGCCGGGGTGGTGGCGCTGCTGACCGAGGGGCGCTGA